The genomic interval ATCAATAAATATACAATGCGATTTATACCCGCTTGCCGGTTGGTGGCGGGTCGTAGAGCCCCCCGAACAAATCGGCATGCTTGTCATCGAAATACTGGCAACGATCGAGCAGGATTGGCAGCGCATCCGGCAGGATCGCCAGGACGATCTCGCGCGAGCGCGACAGGTGCAGCGTGACCTCGGCCGGCGACAGCATCGGCACGAGCTGAAACGCCTCGTTTGTGGTGCGGTGATCCACTTTGGTCTCACCGCTCGAGCGGCTGGGCGCACCGCCGGCCGGCCGATCGGTAAGGAGGGCTTGCAGGTTCGCTTCTGGCGTTGTGCGGCCGGTCTGGCTTGTGGTGCCGACGTTGTGGCTCGCCGCGACGGTCTGCACCGGCACCGAGCCGAGGCGGTCTGAGATATGTTTGGCCGTGGTCAGATCGGTGTTGCCCCAGAAGGTCAGCAGGCCGGCGTTGCCCATGAAGGTCTCCCACGCATCGCCGTAGAGCGCTTGCAGCTGTCCGAGGTCTTGCAGGATCGGCCAAAGCTTCACCCCGAAGCCGGCGATCTGGCCGGCCGCCTTCTCGACAGTCTCCATGTGGCCGAGGGCGGCGAACTCATCGAGGCAGAACAGGACAGGCGTCGCCCCGCGCTCAATCGGACCGGTGCGCTCCATTGCGTCCATCGCCAGGCCGATCAGCAGCCGGAACCATCGGCCGTGTGTGGCGAGCCGCCCGGCCGGCAGACACAGGAAGACGCTTACAACCCCGCGTTTTAAATCTTCAG from Acuticoccus sp. MNP-M23 carries:
- a CDS encoding type IV secretory system conjugative DNA transfer family protein; this translates as DALVMQQVGAAAHWTQSARTFLRALALYVAKTEPADTCNLIRLRELLLEVIGNQSKSPVLEHMQTYAGTIRHGAAALAGKPAGERGSILSTCDTQTEFLDDPAMARVLRRSDFEPEDLKRGVVSVFLCLPAGRLATHGRWFRLLIGLAMDAMERTGPIERGATPVLFCLDEFAALGHMETVEKAAGQIAGFGVKLWPILQDLGQLQALYGDAWETFMGNAGLLTFWGNTDLTTAKHISDRLGSVPVQTVAASHNVGTTSQTGRTTPEANLQALLTDRPAGGAPSRSSGETKVDHRTTNEAFQLVPMLSPAEVTLHLSRSREIVLAILPDALPILLDRCQYFDDKHADLFGGLYDPPPTGKRV